The Solibacillus sp. FSL W7-1464 genome contains a region encoding:
- a CDS encoding nuclease-related domain-containing protein produces the protein MKKSNHYLFIEAAIQRILPNDPEAVAFQEEFYRMKAGFAGEKKLKNALKDFPFKSDYSIFYNFECVNDRGFTHQIDALLITPYFILIFEVKQLSGKLYYKPVFHEFTRITENQTRDNFPNPFDQVYRHKLFIKQFLQKLNITMPVLQLVVIANYRAELDISLEGFPIIHLSGLPRHLEKLYAENNHKKVNIAYICSQLKMLIQPLPARKAISRCRLKTGVLCQKCEYISRMHYQRGIWQCEKCHSKSRAALFEALHHYRVLISPRISNKDFREFTGIKSTFAASKILSKLNLEKYGATKGRYYLIPEDIYYKGDD, from the coding sequence TTGAAAAAATCGAATCATTATTTATTCATTGAAGCAGCCATCCAGCGGATTCTCCCAAATGATCCGGAAGCTGTCGCATTTCAAGAAGAATTTTACCGTATGAAAGCCGGGTTTGCAGGTGAAAAAAAGCTGAAAAATGCCCTAAAAGATTTCCCATTTAAAAGCGATTATTCTATTTTTTATAACTTTGAATGTGTAAATGACCGCGGTTTTACCCATCAAATCGATGCCCTGCTCATTACTCCGTATTTCATCCTCATTTTCGAGGTAAAACAACTTTCAGGAAAACTCTATTATAAGCCTGTTTTTCACGAATTTACCCGCATAACAGAAAATCAAACGCGCGACAACTTTCCAAATCCCTTTGATCAAGTGTACCGCCATAAACTTTTTATCAAACAATTTTTACAAAAATTAAATATAACGATGCCCGTCCTTCAATTAGTTGTGATAGCCAATTACCGCGCAGAGCTTGACATCTCATTGGAAGGTTTCCCGATTATCCATTTAAGCGGATTGCCTCGTCATTTAGAAAAACTTTATGCGGAAAATAACCATAAAAAGGTCAATATAGCGTATATATGCTCCCAACTGAAAATGTTAATACAGCCTTTGCCTGCCAGAAAAGCCATTTCACGCTGCCGGTTAAAAACGGGTGTGTTATGCCAAAAATGCGAGTATATAAGCCGGATGCATTATCAGCGCGGAATTTGGCAATGCGAAAAATGCCACTCAAAATCCCGGGCAGCTTTATTTGAAGCACTGCATCATTACCGGGTGCTGATCAGTCCTCGTATTTCAAATAAAGATTTTCGTGAATTTACGGGCATAAAAAGTACTTTTGCTGCTTCAAAAATATTGTCGAAGCTCAATTTAGAGAAGTATGGTGCAACAAAAGGCCGCTATTATCTAATTCCTGAAGATATTTATTATAAGGGCGATGACTAA